The following proteins are co-located in the Candidatus Omnitrophota bacterium genome:
- a CDS encoding rubrerythrin family protein, giving the protein MSKSIQGTETEKNLLAAFAGESQARNRYTYFASAARKEGYEQIANIFIETAENEKEHAKVFFKHLEGGEVMITAAYPAGSIKDTQANLEAAAAGENMEWTTLYSGFAKTARSEGFPEICNSFDQISKVEKYHEARYRKLIANISKKEVFRKKGNVKWHCTNCGYVTEGAHAPAKCPACKHPQAFFELYSENF; this is encoded by the coding sequence ATGAGTAAATCCATTCAGGGGACGGAGACGGAGAAAAATTTACTTGCGGCATTCGCCGGAGAATCGCAGGCGAGAAACAGATATACCTATTTCGCGAGCGCTGCCAGGAAGGAAGGCTATGAGCAGATAGCCAATATATTTATCGAGACCGCGGAGAACGAGAAAGAGCATGCCAAGGTCTTCTTCAAACATCTCGAGGGTGGCGAAGTAATGATAACCGCGGCCTATCCGGCCGGCTCGATAAAAGATACCCAGGCTAACCTGGAGGCCGCCGCGGCGGGTGAGAATATGGAATGGACCACCTTATATTCAGGCTTTGCAAAGACAGCCAGGAGCGAAGGTTTCCCGGAGATATGTAATTCCTTCGATCAGATATCGAAAGTCGAGAAGTACCATGAGGCGAGATATAGAAAGCTGATAGCTAATATCAGTAAGAAGGAAGTCTTCAGGAAAAAAGGAAATGTTAAGTGGCATTGCACTAATTGCGGATATGTCACAGAAGGCGCCCATGCCCCGGCCAAGTGCCCCGCATGCAAGCATCCGCAGGCATTTTTTGAGCTCTACAGCGAGAACTTCTAA